The genomic region ACGACGGTGAACCTGCCGGGCCAGGACAACCTCTGCGCCAACTGCCACATCGGCCGCGCCTCCAAGGCGACCATCGACACGGCGCTGGCGGGGGGAGGCACCCCGAGGTTCCAGAACGTGCACTACATGCCGGCGGCCGGCACGCGCGAGGGGACGCTGGCGAAGGCCGGCTATGAGTACGCCAACAAGACGTATGCGGGCCGGCTCACGCACATGGGCGGGGTGCAGTGCACCAGCTGTCACGTGCCTGGGAAGAGCCAGCACACCTTCCGCGTCGCGGACGTGTGGAACGAGCGCTGCGAGACGTGCCACGCGGACGAGAGCGCGGCGGGGGAGATCCGACTCGTCCACCTGCTGGACTACGACGGAGATGGCAACACCACCGAGCCCCTGAGCGCGGAGGTGGACGGAATGGCCGCGCGCTTGCTGGCGGCCATGCGTCAGGTGACGGCCAACGGCCTCTGCTACAACGGGGACGTCAACCCGTACTTCTTCAAGGACACGGACAGGAACGGCACCTGCAGCGCGGCCGAGGCCGTGTCCTCCAACGGGTTCGCTCCCTTCACTCCGGCGCTCGTGAAGGCCGCCCACAACTACCAGCTGAGCAGGAAGGACCCAGGCGCCTGGGCCCACAACTTCAACTACGTGGGGCAGCTGCTCTTCGACAGTGTCGAGGACCTCACCGGTGGAACTCCCACGAACATGCTCCGACCCTGAGGAAGACTCTCGAAGCCTGGAGCGGTTGTTACCAGGGGCCTTCAGGCCTACCTCTCGACGGAGTCCTTGCGGGACTCGAAAAAGAGGTACAAGCGGCGCACCTTGAAGGAGGGTTGCTCGTGAACATCCGTTCGTGGCTTGTCTCGGTCGTGGGGATCCTGTCTGTCCTGGCCTTCGTGCCAGCGCAGGCGTCTGATGAGAGCGCGGGGGCAGACACCGCCAGCACGACTGTCAGGGAGTACGTCGATGTCTCCGCCTACCTCACGTCCGATGCGGACATCGAGGCCTGGTATCAGCTCGTGTTCGGCCTCAGGCAGAACTTCGACGACATCTGCGGAGATACCTTCTGCGAGGGCGACTTCAGCAACATCCAGTCGCTTCGCTTCCGCTGCTCGGTCGACCGCCTGACGGGCACGATTGGGCAGTGCGTGTGGGTCTTCGCCGCCAGCAACGAAGAGGTCGACCCGGCCACCGGCAAGGTGGTGGTGGACACGCAGACCTGGCGCTGCAAGAGCCCGCTCGCTCGGGGAACCCACATCAGCGAGTTCCTGGCCGCGCTCGCGGGGCCATCGCCGCTCACCGCGACGCTGCCCAGGACCAACCGGTCCATCTATGACGGACTGGGGGACTGCCTCTGAGGCGCCGTAGGCGGATCTCCTGATGGAGGTCGCATGGTGATTGCCAGGTTCCTCCGAGAGTCCTTCACATTGAACTCGGAGTGAGGGTTTCGCGGCGCGCGTCAGGGTCGGGTCGCACGAATGTCTCGTGTCGGCGCGATGCACTATGAATGCTCGCCCCTACCTGTGGCTCTCGGGTGGGGTTTCCAGTCGAGAACTCCCAACATGGCCACCAGTGGGGCGACGGTGTCCGGGCAGTTGTGGACGCCCAGCGCCTCGTACCAGGGCTACTGGGATTCGCGGCTGCACCTGTACGCCTCGAACTCGCCGAACAGCCCCAGCTGGAACCTCATCCAGACGGTGACGCCGAGCGGTCCGGGCTCGCAGGTCATCAACGCCACGTACACGGTGCCCTTTTCCGTTTCGAACCTGGTCGTGCGCGCGGTCTACGCCCAGAGCACCTCCGCGGCAGCGCCCTGCAAGGCGGGTAACGACAGCGACATGGACGACCTGATGATCGCCGTGCAGTAGATGCTGGGGGCGCGGGGGGCATCCAGCCTCCCGCGCCCCGTGAGCCCGACCCAGGCTCACTGCGACTTGCCGTCCTTGGCGGGTTGGAAGATCTCGGTCAACCGCCAGGACACCTCTCCCACCGAGCGGACATCGTCGATGAGCCAGCGGCCGCCCTCCAGCACGAGGCTGTAGCGCAGATCCTGCGGCGTGAAGTTCTTGAAGGTCGCCTTGACCTCGGCGCGCTTGCCCTTGCGGCTCAGCAGCTCCAGGCGCAGGGACTTCTGCCACCCGTCCTCGGTGTCCTGCGCGTTCACATGGAAGGCGAAGTCGATGCTGCCCATCTCGCCGGTCTTCTCTGATTGCTTCTGATCCTGGACGAACAGGCCCTTCAGCCGCTTCGAGTAGAACTCATAGGCGCGGATGTTGTCCTTCGCGTAGAAGGCGCGCACGGTCTCGACGGGATCCTGCGCGGACTGCGCGAGGGCTGGAGACGCGACCAGTGACAGGAGCAGACCCAGGACGAACAACGAACGCATGAGGGACCTCGGCTGGAAGGAACGGCTCGAGCGTAGCGCTCACCGCGTCGGATTGCGTGCGCCTGGACCAGGTCATTCCGAAGAACTTCTTGCACCCCGGAGGGCGGTTGCTGTGCCAAGGGAACGGCCTGGCCAGGGAGGCGCCCTGTGAGCAGACGGGTGGCGCACTGGTATGACAAGCAGACCAGTTCGGACCGGCTGCGCCCGACAGGCGGGTGGACCGGAAGGGGAGAGCGCCTATCCGGCGCACACGCCCGCGCAGGCCCTGATACGAGCTGTCGGGAGGCTCTGGCGGATCTGCTCCCTGTCAGCGTCTGGCGCCGACGCATGCTCGCGGAAATCTCCGGGCCAACCCCGGCGTGGTGCGCACGCCGGGGCTGGCCGGAGGAGTCGCGGGAAGGGGGATTTTCCCACGGCTCGTACCGCCGGTGTCCCGAGCGGTACTCAGGAGCCCTTGTCGAAGGTGCCGTACTGGATGGGGCGAGCTCCTGAACGACTCCCGGAGCTACTGCACGCCGCCTGCCATGCCTCGGCGGCTTCGAGGCGTCGGGGACCGCGATACGTTTCAACGTGTTGCGTCACGAACGAGCGCCGCCCGTCCGGTGAGCCTGGGAAGGCTGGTGGCGGCAGTCATCACCCGAGGCACGGCCGAAGCCCGCCGAGAGAGCGGCAACGCCAGTCACCAGCCTGATGACCGCTGTCATCCGCGCGAACCTGCTCGGGGGTGAGACATCTCGGCAGGTGCGCGCCGTTCTGCCTCCTACGAGAGCGGCAGCTCCAGCGTGGCGGTGGCCCCCCTGCCCGGCCCTTCGCTCTCCAGCGAGAGGTGTCCGCCCAGCATCCGCGCGGCCAGCGAGCTCGAGTGCAGGCCCAGCCCATGCCCCCCCTCACGCGTGGTGAAGCCCTGCGAGAAGAGCCGCTCACGGATCTCCGGCGCGATGCCCATGCCGTTGTCCACCACCTGGACGCGCGCCATGCCGTCCCGGGCCTCGAGCCGCACCCGCAGGCGGCGCTGATCCTGGGGCAGGGGAGCCATGGCGTTCTTGGCGTTGCTGATCAGGTTGATGAGGATCTGCAGCACCTTGTGCTTGTCCACCCGGATCCGCGACGGCAGCGGAGCCAGCTCCTGGGCGACGTGGATGTTGTACCGCTTGAGCGCCGGCATCTGGATGCTCAGCGCGTCCTGCACGAGCTGCCCCAGGTCGCACTCCTCGGTGAGGAGCGTGCTACGGGCGTACGTCTGCTGCACATGGACGATGGCGCGGATGTGCTCGATGTGCTTGCGCATCGCCTCCAGCCCCTCCTGCAGCGTCGCCTGCTCCCGGTGCAGCTCCTCGTTGAGCGCGGACAGATAGTCCGGCAGCCTGGCGCCTCGCCTGTCCAGGGTGAAGAAGTCCGCCAGGGAGCTCCGGTGATCCAACAGCATCGCGGAGACCTGCTTCAGTCGCCCCAGGCGGGAGGCATCCACCGTCTGGCTCAGCACCTGGACGTTGATGACGGCGCTGGTCAGCACGTTGCCCACGTTGTGCAGCACGTTGGTGGCCACCTCCGCCATGCCCGCCGAGCGGGCCGTGTCCACCAGCTGCGCCTGGGCCTGCTTGAGCTCCCGCGTGCGTTCCTCCACCCGCTTCTCCAGCTCGTCATTGGCGCGGCGCAGGGCCGCCTCGGCGCGCTGCACGTCCGCGTACAGCCGCGCGTTCTCCAGGGAGATGGCCGCCTGCGAGGCGAGGTGCCCCAGCAGGGAGAGGCGCGCCGGAGTGAAGGCGTTCGTCGCCAGGCTGTTCTCCAGGTAGAGCACGCCGCGGAACTCCTCCTGGCGCAGCAGCGGCAGGCAGAGCACGGAGCGGACCGCGCCCTTCTCGAGCCAGGCGTCGCTCGAGAACGGGTGGGGCCGGGACGCGTCGCCGATGAGCACGTGCTCGCGCGTGCGCCGGACGTACGAGATGAGGGTCCACGGCACGGGAGGCCCGTCTCCCCCAGCCCCGGAGCGCTCGGGCCGCTCGCCCGCGAGCGCCACGATCGAGAGCTGATCGCCCCGGGGCAGCAGCAGGGCCCCGCGCTGCGCCCCCGCGTTCTCGAGGGCCACGCGCAGCAGCGTGTCCGCCAGCCGCTCCAGGAGGATCTCTCCGGAGATGGCCTGCTGGGCCTTCACCAGCGTCAGCGCGTCGATCTGCGTCGAGTTCGTGTCCGTCACCGTCTCCGCGTGGGCCGACGCGCCCAGGTGCGGCCACTCCGAATCCAGGTGCCGCACCTTCCCGTGAGCCCCCCAGCGCACCCAGGCCTCCCGGGCCTTGCGAGCGTAGGCATCCGCGATGGTGCTCATCTCCTGCATGTACCAGTAGCGGGCCGCCCGCTCGCTGGCGAGGGCCTCGTGCTGGACGAAGCCGTGCTCGCGGGCCGCCCGCACGGCCTCCTCGTAGGCGCGAGTGGCTTCCTTGTCCCGGCCCGTGACGCGCGCCAGCTCCGCGCAGACCAGCTGCTCGGGAGCGCGGAAGTTCTCGGGGCAGTAGCTGGCCCACTCCGCCAGCTGCCGCTGGTGCTTGCGCATGTCCTCCAGCGCCGTGCGCTGCTCCTCGGGGCTCATGGCCTCGAAGCACGCGGCCAGGCTCAGCGCGCGGAAGAGGTGGAGGTCCACGAGCTGGATGTGGCTCACCGAGGAGAAGGCCAGCTCCGCCGCCAGTGCCCCTGCCTCGCGCGCCTCCGAATAGGCCCCGCACAGGTAGCGGGCCTGCATCTTGTGCAGCCAGTACCAGCACCGCATGGTGCTCATGCGGTCCGGCGTCAGCTCGGGCTCGAAGGTGTCCTCGTCGAAGTCGTCCCCGCTCAGCGAGCCGAACGCGCGCGAGTGGCCGCGCAGCATCTGCACGTAGCGCTGGGTGTGCTGGATGACGTGCGCCACGTCGACGAAGCCCGCCTTGCGCGCGAAGTCCAGGCGCGCGACCGACTCCTGGTACACCTCCTCCAGCGCGTGCCCGAGGCTCAGCCGGTCCGTGACGATGTGGTTGCAGCAATAGCAGGCGATCTGGAAGTCGCTCGCGCGCAGCGCGTGCTGGAAGGCGCCGCGGATGAGCTCCAGCGAGATGGAGATCGGCTGGGTCCAGTAGCTGATGATCTCCATGCTGTAGAGCGCCTTGCCGCGGGCGGAGGAGAAGCCACGGCGCTCGACGAGATCGCACGCCAGCTTCCCGAAGGCATAGCCCTCCCGGTACTGCTTGAACATGGGGCCCAGCACCACCCCGTACCAGGCATACCCATGCACCGCGGCGGCGGCGTTGCCGTGGCGGAGGCTGAGCGAGACCATCCGGCACAGGTGCAGGGCGAGCAGGTTGCTGTCGGTGAAGAACGCCGGCGTGAACAGCGCGGCCAGGACGTTCAGCACCGCCTCCCGGTCCGGGTCCGTCATCACCGGCAGCTCGAGGAGGCTCTCGATGGGGCGGTCTCCCAGCAGGGCCTGCACCTCGTCATGGGCGGCCATCACCTCCTCCCAGGAGGGATGGGCCGGCATCGGCATTCCGAGCCGCGCCAGGCACTCCAGCAGGCAGTCGACGCCGGCCTGGATCTCCCCGGCGGCGAGGTGGAGATCGCCCTTCAGTCGGAAGAGGGCGCTCACCTCCGCGGGGGTGCGTGCCCGAGGCAGGAGCTCCCCCACCAGGCGGCGCGCCTCGGCGGCGTTGCCGCTCATGAACTCGCAGCTGGCCTGGTCCAGCCGGATCCGGAAGGCCAGCTCGGGGGCGGTGTCCCACGCGTCGTCGGGCAGGAGCCAGGCGGCCGTCGCGAGGTAGCCCGCGGCCGAGCGGAAGGCGGTGGAGGCCCGCGCCTTCCAGCCCGCCTCGGCGTTCAGGCGCGCGACGCGGTGGCGCTCCTGGACGTCGGTGATCAGCTCCATGCCGGCGTTGAGCTGGCTCACCACGTCGAAGAGCCGCTCGTGCACCTCCTCGGGGGACAGGCTCGCCAGCAGCAGGCGGCCGATGCGCAGGTGGACGGCCTGACGCTCCTGCGCGGGGATGAGGGCATGCGCCGCCTGCTGGATGCGGTCATGCAGGAAGCGGTACTGCTCCGGGCCGGCGCTCATCAGCAGGCCCTCCTGGAGCGCGGGCTCGAGCCCCTGCTCCAGCGCGATGGCCTCCTCCATGTCGGAGATGATCAGGAGGATGCGCAGCGGGAAGGAGTTCCCCACGCACGCCGCCAGCCGCAGCAGGTGCTGCGTCCCCATGGGGAGCTGGCGCAGCTTGCCCACCATGAAGTCGACGACGTT from Hyalangium gracile harbors:
- a CDS encoding DUF3828 domain-containing protein; the protein is MRSLFVLGLLLSLVASPALAQSAQDPVETVRAFYAKDNIRAYEFYSKRLKGLFVQDQKQSEKTGEMGSIDFAFHVNAQDTEDGWQKSLRLELLSRKGKRAEVKATFKNFTPQDLRYSLVLEGGRWLIDDVRSVGEVSWRLTEIFQPAKDGKSQ
- a CDS encoding trifunctional serine/threonine-protein kinase/ATP-binding protein/sensor histidine kinase, which produces LPPVLSSIVLKLLAKVAEERYQSAEGLRADLERCREGLLRGERVDFLPGLHDIPTRFQLPQRLYGRDSQAAALLQGFERVARQSRPELILVRGYSGIGKSSLVHELHKPVVRQHGFFLSGKFDQFQQDIPYSTLAQAIRRLTQQLLSGTDSELARWREHLLEAWEGNGQLLVDVVPQLELVAGKQPPSPELPPSEAQHRFNRVFRRFLSVFATAERPLVLFLDDLQWADLASLQLLQHLLTHPETPPVLLIGAYRDNEVSPSHPLTLALEELRRAGARMTDLQLEPLSLEDTRRLVSDTLPGASAQVVEPLAALAREKTGGNPFFLLQLLQTLHQDGLLSRTAEGTWRWDAEGVRARGYSDNVVDFMVGKLRQLPMGTQHLLRLAACVGNSFPLRILLIISDMEEAIALEQGLEPALQEGLLMSAGPEQYRFLHDRIQQAAHALIPAQERQAVHLRIGRLLLASLSPEEVHERLFDVVSQLNAGMELITDVQERHRVARLNAEAGWKARASTAFRSAAGYLATAAWLLPDDAWDTAPELAFRIRLDQASCEFMSGNAAEARRLVGELLPRARTPAEVSALFRLKGDLHLAAGEIQAGVDCLLECLARLGMPMPAHPSWEEVMAAHDEVQALLGDRPIESLLELPVMTDPDREAVLNVLAALFTPAFFTDSNLLALHLCRMVSLSLRHGNAAAAVHGYAWYGVVLGPMFKQYREGYAFGKLACDLVERRGFSSARGKALYSMEIISYWTQPISISLELIRGAFQHALRASDFQIACYCCNHIVTDRLSLGHALEEVYQESVARLDFARKAGFVDVAHVIQHTQRYVQMLRGHSRAFGSLSGDDFDEDTFEPELTPDRMSTMRCWYWLHKMQARYLCGAYSEAREAGALAAELAFSSVSHIQLVDLHLFRALSLAACFEAMSPEEQRTALEDMRKHQRQLAEWASYCPENFRAPEQLVCAELARVTGRDKEATRAYEEAVRAAREHGFVQHEALASERAARYWYMQEMSTIADAYARKAREAWVRWGAHGKVRHLDSEWPHLGASAHAETVTDTNSTQIDALTLVKAQQAISGEILLERLADTLLRVALENAGAQRGALLLPRGDQLSIVALAGERPERSGAGGDGPPVPWTLISYVRRTREHVLIGDASRPHPFSSDAWLEKGAVRSVLCLPLLRQEEFRGVLYLENSLATNAFTPARLSLLGHLASQAAISLENARLYADVQRAEAALRRANDELEKRVEERTRELKQAQAQLVDTARSAGMAEVATNVLHNVGNVLTSAVINVQVLSQTVDASRLGRLKQVSAMLLDHRSSLADFFTLDRRGARLPDYLSALNEELHREQATLQEGLEAMRKHIEHIRAIVHVQQTYARSTLLTEECDLGQLVQDALSIQMPALKRYNIHVAQELAPLPSRIRVDKHKVLQILINLISNAKNAMAPLPQDQRRLRVRLEARDGMARVQVVDNGMGIAPEIRERLFSQGFTTREGGHGLGLHSSSLAARMLGGHLSLESEGPGRGATATLELPLS